The Magnetococcus marinus MC-1 genome contains the following window.
CACCCTGTTGGAAAAACAGGGCTTGGTCTTTTTACAGCGCCACGGGATGGACCACTACACACCACCACACTTGATTAACCATAAAGCCAACTTGGCGGGGTTAAAGGAGTATGGCATTACCCATCTGCTGGCCATTGGCTCAGTGGGCAGCATGAAGTTGGAGCACCCCCCCGGTACCTTTTTAATCCCGGATGATTTTCTAGGGCTGGATGTCTGTCCCACTTTTTTTGAAGATGCCCGTGGCCATCAAGTCCCTGGCTTTGATCCCGCATGGCGGCAGCAGATTTTAGCCGCATGGCCCCCCAGCGAATCCTTTGGCGCTCCCGTTGACGGGGGTGTCTACTGGCAGACCCGTGGCCCCCGTTTTGAAACCCAGGCAGAAATACGCATGTATCAAGCCTTTACCGATGTGGTGGGCATGACGGTAGCCTCGGAGTGCATTTTGGCCCGCGAGTTAGACCTCGCCTATGCAGCCATTTGCATTGTGGATAACTATGCCAATGGTATCTCTGACGAACCCCTCACCTATGCGGCCTTTAAACAAAAGGTGGCGGAAAATGAGGCACGCCTGGGCTCTCTACTGCATATTCTACTGGAACGTCTCTCCTCCCACCCATAGAACGTCAAACCTTTATGGCGACAGGCCCTAACCGATAGAGAGCAAAGCCCCTGCTTTGGGTCGTAACCATCCGTTAGAGCCTGTCGCGCGATCTCCTCACCCCTTAGCGGCCTATCGACGGCTGCCATTATCCCTTTTTTATCTTTAAAAAACGATATCTTAAATACCTATTCTACGGGGCCATCTCGGTGGCGTGTCGCCAGCAAAGATCTCCAACATCCTTTCGGTCCGAAGCATGAACATCCCGTGAGTAGGGTCCATTTCATCGCATAATTTGGATCGTAGGGATCGTTAAAATTGATAGCTTATTTATCTTATTGATAATTTTAAAAAAAACAAACGACACCATGGATGCTCTATCTATAAAAAACACTTTCCTTTATCGTGGTTCTGGATTAATAGAGAGATGAGATTGTTTTTAAATTGAGCCGCGAGCACTCGTGTCTATCAGTATGAGGCAACAGCCCCTGCGACCCTGCCATGTTGCAGTCGTGTTTGGCCCTTTGGCGCAATGGTTATTGAGGGGCAAAAAAATGGATGTCGCAGAAGAAACCTTGCTCGAACAAAACTTGTTTCATGAAATTATAGAATCCATGGTTCAGCATCGCCCTTATGTATGCCATCAACAGGGTAATTTGCCCATGTTGCTGGCGTTGCATCAAGAGG
Protein-coding sequences here:
- a CDS encoding MTAP family purine nucleoside phosphorylase produces the protein MSAQRKIAVIGGTSLLESHLFSGAKEYPIATPFGKVTLLEKQGLVFLQRHGMDHYTPPHLINHKANLAGLKEYGITHLLAIGSVGSMKLEHPPGTFLIPDDFLGLDVCPTFFEDARGHQVPGFDPAWRQQILAAWPPSESFGAPVDGGVYWQTRGPRFETQAEIRMYQAFTDVVGMTVASECILARELDLAYAAICIVDNYANGISDEPLTYAAFKQKVAENEARLGSLLHILLERLSSHP